One window of Zalophus californianus isolate mZalCal1 chromosome 3, mZalCal1.pri.v2, whole genome shotgun sequence genomic DNA carries:
- the LOC113919702 gene encoding nuclear body protein SP140-like protein: MFSIVQNQKISHEALLNHFKQNKVEIANAITKPFPFLESLRDRSFITEKIYKDSQEAHRNLVPVEKVVYNILCYLEKTFDRSLLQVLFSRVHLKEYPDLIPVHRLFENVIEDKYFPQKSDSKETQKTPNTGPSCEQVPDESKVLRMKERKSEKVCGLLDNGQGAELSRYELLVQFCARQLVDIQKTIASCRLEINQEGQLAGTAYVQVPEIIIISSESSEEEEPPAALSSAQGRGLEEEGEDGQLSAADHQVSEFRAPAS, translated from the exons atgTTTTCAATAGTCCAGAACCAGAAGATTTCTCATGAGGCTCTTTTGAATCACTTCAAGCAAAATAAGGTGGAGATAGCAAACGCAATAACAAAgccatttcctttccttgaaaGCCTCAGAGACCGCTCCTTTATCACGgaaaaaatctataaa gattctcAAGAAGCCCATAGAAACTTGGTTCCGGTAGAGAAAGTGGTATATAATATTCTCTGCTACCTTGAGAAGACTTTTGATAGGTCACTCCTACAAGTCCTGTTCAGCAGGGTTCATCTGAAGGAGTATCCCGATTTAATTCCTGTTCATAGACTCTTCGAAAATG TAATTGAAGACAAGTATTTTCCCCAGAAAAGTGATAGCAAAGAGACACAAAAGACACCCAACACTGGGCCAAGCTGTGAACAAG tgCCCGATGAATCCAAAGTTTTaagaatgaaggagaggaagtcagagaaggTGTGTGGCCTGCTGGACAATGGACAAG GGGCAGAGCTCTCCAGGTACGAACTTCTAGTACAGTTTTGTGCCAGGCAGCTGGTGGATATACAGAAGACAATTGCATCTTGTCGCCTCGAAATTAACCAAGAAGGCCAGTTGGCAGGAACAGCTTATGTCCAAGTACCTGAAATAATCA TAATCAGCAGTGAATCCAGTGAGGAGGAAGAGCCCCCAgcagctctgagctcagcacaaggacgagggctggaggaggagggtgaggatgGCCAGCTTTCGGCCGCAGACCATCAGGTGTCTGAATTCAGAGCCCCTGCTTCCTGA